One window of the Dreissena polymorpha isolate Duluth1 chromosome 5, UMN_Dpol_1.0, whole genome shotgun sequence genome contains the following:
- the LOC127831055 gene encoding uncharacterized protein LOC127831055 — MMIKTVDFRGLIQHMKDVLMLDIFNTYEAARNQLTKIISLEIDDKCITVEDEIEAREEILTAIKDLKCSIQVQQEGQQERDANIDSLRHQLANLASNEEGHIRQIHQRFREIESHMNKLRDEHMEANVKLQKHKAILENINESVTIQAADIKWIKKTLDEEFKPILKKNEANCEVLMELGRKIDLILAAISNKPGTSSYSFWRDPKRYLNGKIDSYFEPIQQHLRTYLGYEDLELTVDIYEEDFKLEAATDVNDDPCFAKQPSYSGSDANLSAKYSMGAIVITLLSAPKV, encoded by the exons ATGATGATTAAAACAGTGGACTTTCGAGGACTCATTCAGCACATGAAAGATGTTTTAATGCTAGACATATTCAATACATACGAAGCTGCCAGAAATCAACTCACAAAAATCATCAGT TTAGAAATTGATGACAAATGCATAACGGTGGAAGACGAAATTGAGGCCAGAGAAGAAATACTTACAGCTATTAAAGATTTAAAATGTTCGATACAAGTGCAACAAGAAGGCCAACAAGAAAGGGATGCTAATATTGATAGTTTAAGACATCAGCTGGCTAATTTAGCAAGTAACGAAGAGGGACATATTCGACAAATTCACCAACGATTTCGAGAAATAGAATCGCACATGAACAAATTGAGAGATGAACATATGGAAGCAAATGTAAAGCTTCAAAAACACAAAGCTATTCTGGAGAACATTAACGAGTCCGTGACCATTCAAGCAGCAGACATAAAATGGATTAAAAAA ACGCTTGACGAGGAATTCAAACCAATTCTGAAAAAGAATGAAGCAAACTGTGAAG TATTGATGGAACTAGGCAGAAAAATCGATTTGATTCTTGCAGCCATTAGTAACAAGCCAG GAACTAGTTCTTACAGCTTTTGGAGAGATCCAAAACG GTATTTGAATGGGAAAATAGACTCATACTTTGAGCCAATTCAACAGCATCTGCGGACGTATTTAGGCTACGAGGATTTGGAGCTCACCGTCGATATCTACGAAGAAGACTTCAAG TTAGAGGCCGCTACAGACGTAAACGACGACCCATGTTTTGCTAAACAACCAAGTTACTCGGGATCTGATG CTAACCTTAGCGCGAAGTACTCAATgggagctattgtgatcactctttTGTCGGCTCCCAAAGTCTAA